From Aureibacillus halotolerans, the proteins below share one genomic window:
- a CDS encoding L-cystine transporter — MDLFLTLLILLFVAVFIAGLNYMARKHVSFSKRVFSALGVGIVFGLILQFLASPDDSFLQNAMNWVNIVGRGYVNLLQMIVMPLVFISILAAFTRLTFTKNLGKISGLIIAVLIGTTAVASVLGISASIGFDLDAESILQGEAEESRGASLVERTEGLSAPTLPDQILELFPANPFLDLTGDRATSVIGVVIFAAFLGVAYLGVSRKQPEQGELFKKIVDAVYAIIMRVVTLILRLTPYGVLALMIRTVATSDLGAIYTLGKFVIASYVALGVMFVIHLVILSIIGLNPLTYVKKAFPVLAFAFTSRTSAGALPLNVQTQKNLGVPDGIANFAGSFGLSIGQNGCAGIYPAMLAIMIAPSMDINPLDPVFLLTVIAVVAISSFGVAGVGGGATFAAILVLSALDLPIALAGVLISVEPLIDMGRTALNVSGSMVSGLFTSKVTKSINNDEYNDDSKRLDTSEFTI; from the coding sequence ATGGACTTGTTTTTAACATTACTTATTTTGCTATTCGTCGCCGTATTTATTGCGGGGCTTAATTACATGGCTAGAAAGCACGTATCTTTCTCAAAGAGAGTGTTTTCTGCACTTGGTGTGGGGATCGTTTTTGGCTTGATTCTCCAGTTTCTTGCATCACCTGATGATTCGTTTTTACAAAACGCGATGAACTGGGTCAATATTGTTGGGAGAGGGTACGTTAATCTTCTGCAAATGATTGTTATGCCTCTCGTTTTCATCTCGATTCTAGCGGCATTTACACGATTGACGTTTACGAAAAACCTGGGAAAGATCAGTGGCCTTATCATTGCAGTGCTTATTGGTACAACTGCTGTAGCCTCGGTTCTAGGGATCTCAGCTTCGATAGGCTTTGATCTTGACGCAGAAAGCATCTTACAAGGAGAAGCTGAAGAAAGTCGTGGGGCCTCTCTAGTAGAGCGAACAGAAGGACTTTCTGCACCAACATTGCCTGATCAGATCCTTGAGCTTTTTCCGGCGAATCCATTCCTCGATTTAACGGGTGATCGTGCGACTTCTGTGATTGGTGTTGTTATCTTTGCCGCCTTTCTAGGTGTGGCTTACTTAGGTGTTTCGCGGAAGCAGCCGGAACAGGGGGAGTTGTTTAAAAAGATCGTTGATGCGGTGTACGCGATTATTATGCGCGTTGTGACACTGATTCTCCGCCTGACACCTTATGGGGTTTTGGCATTAATGATTCGAACCGTTGCGACAAGTGACCTAGGGGCAATTTACACGCTCGGAAAATTTGTTATAGCGTCCTATGTGGCTCTTGGCGTTATGTTTGTGATTCATCTCGTCATTCTTTCTATCATTGGACTGAACCCATTAACTTACGTTAAAAAGGCATTTCCAGTGCTCGCCTTTGCGTTTACATCACGTACGAGTGCCGGTGCCCTTCCATTGAATGTGCAAACACAAAAAAACCTTGGTGTTCCAGATGGGATTGCAAACTTTGCTGGTTCGTTCGGACTGTCGATCGGGCAAAACGGCTGTGCAGGCATATATCCAGCCATGCTGGCGATTATGATTGCACCTTCAATGGACATTAATCCATTAGATCCAGTCTTCCTCCTCACAGTCATCGCCGTTGTTGCGATTAGCTCTTTTGGCGTCGCTGGTGTTGGTGGTGGAGCGACCTTCGCAGCGATTCTCGTGCTTTCAGCGCTTGATCTACCGATTGCCCTTGCCGGGGTATTGATCTCCGTTGAGCCGCTCATTGATATGGGACGTACGGCATTAAATGTGTCAGGAAGTATGGTCTCTGGCTTGTTTACTTCCAAAGTGACGA
- a CDS encoding DUF4825 domain-containing protein: MSAKRFVIIMFLLLGVLSGCSQGQAEQKIVTIMDMDNKKLATFAGTYIGDNSAVVSLMNSLPGGGLIKEISLYEESLHATYGTDDTSINYWYGDSSTLQSNVMYNAFYTTLLIPNAKAIQFTMPETSFTAERGTVLKWMNENLSELPGEESIWEQDNVENYLQQNGNLIQEAALSDDLKQSFFKQMPLDQ, translated from the coding sequence TTGTCAGCAAAACGTTTCGTCATTATCATGTTTCTCTTGTTAGGCGTTCTCTCAGGCTGCTCGCAAGGACAAGCCGAACAAAAAATTGTCACGATAATGGACATGGACAACAAAAAGCTAGCCACCTTTGCAGGAACGTATATTGGAGATAATTCAGCTGTTGTTTCGCTTATGAATTCATTGCCTGGTGGCGGCTTGATCAAAGAAATAAGCCTTTACGAAGAGTCTCTTCATGCGACCTATGGAACGGACGATACGTCGATAAATTATTGGTACGGAGATTCATCGACGCTACAAAGCAATGTGATGTACAATGCATTCTATACGACTCTGCTCATTCCAAATGCTAAAGCCATCCAGTTCACTATGCCAGAGACATCATTCACTGCTGAACGAGGTACTGTGTTGAAATGGATGAACGAGAATTTATCAGAGCTACCAGGTGAAGAATCAATCTGGGAGCAGGATAACGTCGAGAATTATTTACAACAAAACGGTAACCTCATTCAAGAGGCTGCTCTGTCAGATGATTTGAAACAAAGTTTTTTTAAGCAAATGCCTCTAGATCAATAA
- a CDS encoding MDR family MFS transporter yields MVEKPASKAVVAGLLLGILMAAMDNTIVATATGRIVTDLGGFEQIAWVTAAYMVAVMAGMPIYGKLSDMYGRKRFFIFGLVLFLIGSALCGTSQSMNQLIIYRAIQGIGGGALMPIAFTIIFDIFPPEKRGKMTGLFGAVFGLSSVMGPLLGAIITDTIGWQWVFYVNVPIGAVSFFLIWRYYKETLEHKKQRIDWGGAITLVLAVVSLMFALELGADAGWSSPFIVFLFCSFVVLFVTFLFVEKKAQEPIISFWMFKNRLFATSQILAFIYGSTFVLLAVYIPIFVQAVYGGSATSAGFILTPMMIGSVVGSMVGGTLQTKVSFRNLMIVSVLFFIAGMALLATMTPETSRILLTVFMVLAGLGVGFSFSLLPSASINGLDARYRGSANSTNSFLRSFGMTLGITVFGTIQANVLQNKLSGNVAADPQALLQANMREQMPPEVLNTIVAAMSDSITSIFFWALIPIAIAAITIPFMGNEKVERSKPMTQKST; encoded by the coding sequence ATGGTCGAAAAACCAGCATCAAAGGCAGTTGTTGCTGGATTGCTTTTAGGCATATTGATGGCAGCGATGGACAACACCATCGTGGCAACAGCAACGGGCAGAATTGTGACTGATTTAGGTGGTTTTGAACAAATTGCTTGGGTGACGGCCGCCTATATGGTCGCAGTCATGGCTGGCATGCCGATTTATGGGAAGCTTTCCGATATGTATGGAAGAAAACGTTTTTTTATTTTTGGTTTAGTCCTATTTCTCATTGGATCTGCACTCTGCGGAACCTCACAATCGATGAACCAACTCATTATATATCGGGCGATTCAAGGCATCGGCGGAGGCGCCTTAATGCCAATTGCATTTACGATTATTTTTGATATTTTTCCTCCTGAAAAGCGTGGGAAAATGACAGGTCTCTTCGGTGCAGTGTTCGGGCTTTCAAGTGTCATGGGTCCTTTGCTTGGTGCAATTATTACTGATACGATCGGCTGGCAGTGGGTGTTTTATGTCAACGTTCCTATAGGTGCTGTCTCCTTTTTCTTGATATGGCGGTACTATAAAGAAACGTTAGAACATAAAAAGCAACGTATTGATTGGGGCGGTGCCATCACATTGGTGTTAGCTGTCGTCTCCCTCATGTTTGCTCTAGAATTAGGTGCCGACGCTGGGTGGAGTTCTCCATTTATTGTATTTTTGTTTTGCAGCTTTGTTGTGCTGTTTGTCACTTTTTTATTTGTCGAGAAAAAAGCACAAGAGCCGATTATTTCCTTTTGGATGTTTAAAAATCGTCTCTTTGCCACGTCTCAGATCCTTGCTTTTATTTACGGATCGACATTTGTCCTCTTGGCAGTATACATCCCTATCTTTGTACAGGCCGTCTATGGTGGATCAGCCACAAGCGCAGGGTTTATCCTGACACCGATGATGATTGGGTCAGTGGTTGGAAGCATGGTTGGTGGAACACTGCAAACAAAAGTGAGCTTCCGGAATCTAATGATCGTATCCGTTCTCTTTTTTATTGCAGGCATGGCCTTGCTGGCAACGATGACTCCAGAAACATCACGCATTTTGCTCACTGTATTTATGGTATTGGCAGGTTTGGGCGTTGGGTTTTCCTTCTCATTGCTTCCGTCCGCCTCGATTAACGGGCTCGACGCACGTTATCGTGGCTCTGCCAATTCTACGAATTCCTTTTTGCGCTCGTTTGGAATGACGCTAGGGATTACGGTGTTTGGTACAATTCAAGCCAATGTGTTGCAAAACAAACTATCGGGGAACGTCGCAGCAGATCCACAAGCCCTGCTCCAGGCGAATATGCGTGAGCAAATGCCGCCAGAGGTTTTGAACACCATCGTTGCCGCGATGTCAGACAGCATCACCTCGATATTTTTCTGGGCGCTTATTCCGATTGCGATCGCAGCAATCACAATCCCTTTTATGGGGAATGAAAAGGTAGAACGCTCAAAGCCGATGACGCAAAAGTCGACTTGA
- a CDS encoding methyl-accepting chemotaxis protein has protein sequence MKTLWRNVKVGQKYGLALGVVFVLFISAAILVYTQLNAVAEDVIDLEARGDRAIKITEMEGLFHAKDTSIADYINTPNEAIIEEFWASTDKMYVILEDIAPYLTSPAAQELYTTIAANNQEMNTLFLNDMVMDLKLGNRDQALETREQAKELREKTASQLTELSQLVNEQRQQASLDAEDSMEESIVTLIVSIVIAVITGSLIVFLVNRLVQKNLQKVIGMATDISEGNLAIDQNDYNGKDEIGQLSAAMNSMHSNLREIVNLIANATTTVSVQSAELSRSSSEVREGSSQVAATMEELSSGSETQAFETTELSSSMLQFTATIQDANKNGEYIYSSSNDVLELTGEGKELMDESVKQMGTIDFIVKTAMEKVQSLDNQSQEISRLVAVIKDIAKQTNLLALNAGIEAARAGEQGKGFAVVANEVRLLAEQVSVSVADITGIVQGIQTETADVVGSLETGYEEVEKGTQQIRTTGARFATIDHSVSDMAERIKKVSVNLSEMVQGSKNMSDSINHIAAVSEQSAAAVEQTSASVQQTSSSMEEITSNSEELSKLSEQLNTLVRRFTL, from the coding sequence ATGAAGACGTTATGGAGAAATGTGAAAGTTGGGCAAAAGTATGGTCTAGCTCTTGGTGTCGTTTTTGTTCTATTTATTAGCGCAGCAATTCTCGTGTATACACAGCTAAACGCCGTGGCGGAAGATGTAATCGATCTTGAAGCACGAGGGGACCGAGCCATCAAAATTACCGAGATGGAGGGCTTGTTTCATGCGAAAGACACGAGCATCGCGGACTATATCAATACACCGAATGAAGCGATCATTGAGGAGTTTTGGGCATCGACAGATAAAATGTACGTCATTCTAGAAGATATTGCTCCTTATTTAACATCCCCAGCTGCGCAGGAGTTGTATACGACTATTGCGGCCAATAATCAAGAAATGAACACTTTGTTCCTGAACGATATGGTGATGGATCTAAAGCTGGGAAACCGTGATCAAGCTCTTGAAACTAGGGAACAAGCAAAAGAACTTCGGGAAAAAACTGCGTCTCAATTGACAGAACTGAGTCAGCTTGTGAATGAGCAAAGGCAGCAGGCTTCGCTGGATGCAGAAGATAGCATGGAAGAATCGATCGTGACCCTTATTGTTAGCATCGTCATAGCAGTCATTACAGGCTCCTTAATCGTGTTTCTCGTCAATCGCTTAGTGCAGAAAAATCTTCAGAAAGTGATTGGTATGGCGACAGATATTTCTGAAGGCAATCTAGCTATTGATCAGAATGATTATAATGGTAAGGACGAAATTGGTCAGCTCAGTGCTGCAATGAATTCAATGCATTCGAATTTACGAGAAATCGTGAACCTAATTGCAAATGCAACGACAACAGTGAGCGTGCAGAGTGCTGAACTATCTCGGTCGTCCAGTGAAGTGAGAGAGGGAAGCAGTCAGGTTGCCGCGACGATGGAAGAGTTGTCTTCAGGCTCTGAAACGCAGGCTTTTGAGACCACAGAGCTTTCCAGCTCAATGCTTCAATTTACTGCGACCATCCAAGATGCAAATAAAAATGGAGAATACATATACTCGTCGTCCAATGATGTGTTGGAGCTCACAGGTGAAGGCAAGGAATTGATGGATGAATCAGTGAAACAAATGGGCACCATTGACTTTATCGTGAAAACGGCAATGGAAAAGGTACAATCGTTAGACAATCAGTCTCAGGAAATTTCACGTTTGGTGGCTGTGATAAAGGACATTGCGAAGCAGACCAACCTTTTGGCTTTAAATGCAGGCATTGAAGCAGCACGAGCGGGTGAACAGGGCAAGGGGTTTGCTGTCGTTGCTAATGAAGTCCGCCTCCTTGCCGAGCAAGTGTCGGTATCGGTTGCTGACATTACAGGCATTGTGCAGGGCATCCAAACTGAAACGGCCGATGTGGTGGGTTCTTTAGAAACGGGATATGAAGAGGTCGAAAAAGGCACACAGCAAATTCGAACCACAGGCGCTCGTTTTGCAACGATTGATCATTCTGTTTCAGACATGGCTGAACGTATAAAGAAAGTGTCCGTAAACTTATCTGAAATGGTGCAAGGAAGCAAAAACATGAGCGACTCCATTAACCATATCGCAGCAGTGTCTGAGCAATCGGCTGCAGCAGTTGAGCAGACGTCTGCCTCTGTTCAACAAACAAGCAGTTCAATGGAAGAAATTACGTCGAATTCTGAAGAGCTCTCCAAGTTGTCGGAGCAATTAAACACGCTGGTGCGACGATTTACTTTGTAA
- a CDS encoding methyl-accepting chemotaxis protein — MAMRFTLFRNISIGWKYGAVLASVIFLFTVSAVLVYVNLHNVQKNVETLQNRSDLVSNISQLESLYQAKDIRIADFILAPDSKILEEFADNQNSISLLMERIRPFIASAGEQEFFDEIVEKDQVINGLFLNKLVPAVENTNTALVMELRSDARDIRDETVLAISNLRMVINNQQTQTVYEANEGLVDTVVMLGTSIIISAIFGALLVMLVNRFIRKRLQRLIKTAEQIAEGNLAIDDTSSQSKDEIGQLSQAVNSMKARLREMLHHITVVSETVNRQSDEVSLSAYEVTDGSVQVASTMQDLASGSSDQAQAAAHLSETMAEFMSALEEASTYGGQIVTVSSHVQGLTEDGRRMMNLSLDQMRSIDHIVKTSVTKVRRLEKQSQQITSLVEVIKDIAKQTNLLALNAGIEAARAGEQGKGFVVVASEVRRLAEQVASSVADITIIVDGIQVETNGVVSSLEDGYHEVTQGTLKLSSTGETFDLIGRSVTDMATHSEVISRHLTGMVQGSQQMEDKIIHIAHVAEEAAVIVEQASASVGQCRYAMEDITGSSKQLALLVEDLNGLLKKFSTQ, encoded by the coding sequence ATGGCGATGCGTTTCACATTGTTTCGAAATATTTCTATTGGATGGAAATATGGGGCTGTGCTTGCGAGTGTCATTTTTTTGTTTACCGTGTCTGCGGTATTGGTGTATGTAAACTTACATAATGTGCAAAAAAATGTGGAGACGTTGCAAAACCGCAGTGATTTGGTTTCAAACATTTCTCAACTTGAGTCTCTGTATCAAGCGAAGGATATCCGAATTGCTGATTTTATCTTGGCTCCTGATAGTAAAATACTTGAGGAGTTTGCTGATAACCAAAACAGTATTTCGCTGCTCATGGAACGTATTAGGCCGTTCATTGCTAGTGCCGGAGAACAGGAATTTTTTGATGAGATTGTTGAAAAAGATCAGGTGATTAATGGCCTGTTTCTGAATAAATTAGTACCTGCTGTAGAGAACACAAACACAGCACTTGTTATGGAGCTTAGATCAGATGCACGTGATATTCGAGATGAAACTGTTTTGGCTATTTCGAATTTACGTATGGTGATCAACAATCAGCAAACCCAGACGGTGTATGAGGCGAACGAAGGCCTTGTAGATACAGTGGTCATGCTAGGTACTTCGATTATCATTTCTGCCATTTTTGGTGCATTGCTTGTGATGCTCGTCAATCGATTCATTCGCAAGCGTCTACAGCGGCTTATTAAAACGGCAGAACAGATTGCTGAGGGCAACCTGGCGATTGATGACACCAGCTCACAAAGCAAAGATGAGATTGGACAGTTGAGCCAAGCAGTGAATTCGATGAAAGCGCGCTTGCGTGAGATGCTCCATCATATTACGGTTGTGTCTGAAACGGTCAATCGTCAAAGTGATGAGGTTAGTCTTTCTGCCTATGAAGTCACGGATGGTAGTGTACAGGTGGCGTCTACCATGCAGGATCTCGCATCGGGGTCATCTGACCAGGCTCAAGCCGCAGCTCATCTGTCGGAAACGATGGCGGAGTTTATGAGCGCACTTGAAGAAGCAAGCACGTACGGAGGTCAAATCGTTACCGTGTCTAGTCATGTACAGGGGCTCACAGAAGATGGAAGACGCATGATGAATTTGTCACTGGATCAAATGCGCTCGATCGATCATATTGTAAAAACCTCGGTAACAAAGGTGCGCCGATTAGAGAAACAGTCCCAGCAAATTACCTCCTTGGTTGAGGTCATTAAAGACATCGCAAAGCAAACCAATTTACTTGCGTTAAATGCAGGCATTGAAGCAGCGAGAGCTGGTGAACAGGGGAAAGGATTTGTCGTCGTTGCCAGTGAGGTTAGGCGGCTTGCTGAGCAGGTGGCTTCATCAGTTGCTGACATCACGATCATTGTCGACGGCATCCAAGTAGAAACAAACGGTGTCGTTTCGTCTCTGGAAGATGGGTATCATGAGGTCACTCAAGGCACGTTGAAGCTTTCCTCCACAGGTGAGACCTTTGACCTTATTGGCCGTTCGGTTACAGATATGGCAACCCACAGTGAGGTTATTTCTCGTCATTTAACAGGAATGGTCCAAGGAAGTCAGCAAATGGAAGATAAAATTATCCATATAGCTCACGTTGCAGAGGAAGCTGCAGTCATTGTCGAGCAAGCATCCGCCTCGGTAGGGCAGTGTCGATATGCAATGGAGGACATTACGGGAAGCTCGAAACAACTTGCCTTACTTGTGGAAGATTTGAACGGTCTCCTGAAAAAATTCTCAACACAATAA
- a CDS encoding PfkB family carbohydrate kinase, giving the protein MNVQGTSSARKKVLVLGSAILDVILGVPQLPTSGQDMFAEQKESIVGGCAYNVSNILKHLQVPYDLMVPVGEGANANQIRSQLELDGHDIVLDIDTGDNGWCLSIVETDGERTFITVPGIEHSWKEEWFDHIDMRDYDYIYISGYSFEGPSADVMLNGLKKKAAHAKIIFDPSPRASYLDKDKLETLYSLNTIIHCNRSELHALTDEVHLERAASSLHERTGEPVVVTLGGEGSFYINNKVLGTRSEPPVIPVDTIGAGDAHTGGFIAGLLEGKSLEDACTLGNQMANRVVQVQGGKLPS; this is encoded by the coding sequence ATGAACGTGCAAGGAACGTCAAGCGCACGCAAAAAAGTATTGGTCCTGGGGAGCGCGATTCTTGATGTCATTTTAGGTGTTCCTCAATTGCCTACGAGCGGGCAAGATATGTTCGCCGAGCAAAAAGAGAGTATTGTAGGTGGATGTGCTTATAATGTGTCCAATATTTTAAAACATCTTCAGGTGCCATATGATTTGATGGTTCCAGTAGGTGAAGGTGCGAACGCGAATCAAATTCGTTCACAGTTGGAACTAGATGGTCATGACATTGTTCTTGATATCGATACGGGGGACAATGGCTGGTGTCTTTCGATTGTCGAAACTGACGGGGAGCGGACTTTTATTACGGTGCCTGGGATTGAACATTCATGGAAAGAAGAATGGTTTGACCACATTGATATGAGGGACTACGACTATATCTACATCTCAGGCTATTCTTTTGAAGGCCCATCTGCAGACGTGATGTTAAATGGACTGAAGAAGAAAGCGGCGCACGCCAAAATTATCTTTGACCCATCGCCACGTGCTTCGTATTTAGACAAAGACAAACTGGAAACGCTGTATTCCCTAAATACGATCATTCATTGCAATCGTTCAGAGCTTCATGCATTGACTGACGAGGTTCATTTAGAGCGGGCAGCAAGCTCGCTGCACGAACGGACTGGCGAGCCTGTCGTGGTGACCTTAGGAGGAGAAGGATCGTTTTATATCAACAACAAAGTGCTCGGCACTCGTTCAGAGCCGCCCGTGATTCCTGTAGATACGATTGGGGCAGGAGACGCCCACACAGGAGGGTTTATCGCGGGGCTTCTCGAAGGCAAAAGCCTCGAGGATGCTTGTACACTTGGAAATCAAATGGCGAATAGAGTTGTTCAAGTGCAAGGTGGAAAGCTCCCTTCTTAA